One genomic window of Amphiura filiformis chromosome 3, Afil_fr2py, whole genome shotgun sequence includes the following:
- the LOC140148053 gene encoding transmembrane protein 180-like isoform X1, translated as MGEIKGKSPLLSDDTHQNDIPTQNRMAAIHFHRSALAFACLTFGGSLMSSIFKFYYVKIFLNHYHVSQGWFDFAQICYLIWNAVNDPLFAYFQDNYAFFRSRRHNVLFAAPFYSLSFLLAWFPWGDYTSHPWLAGVHLLVALSCYDTMFTLVGLVNCALFVEISQKYEDRILLTRYNQIASLLASSSILFSQIFCDGLNNIEAFRVFVTIVALISWVAMTYTGLYVKTQYDGVPVPSNTHSQYKNLNESQKSQDEEDNSLSPWTQFKQICREKNVLLFLAVNFLQSFHSTYISNFLSIFGDELLPANMGIVKKFVYGAAFIIPQILVLCLSPIVGKKGYYQVMLWSYGIKMGYAVIAVLIGRHEPMFLALFFIIESSIPNAIYSFQGLPISDIVDGDQIRYNRRLPLSASVFSYNALAVKPPESLAPILIVSILNRNHYQDKLTGTMSSQQHNELQFAMFLVMCAMPFVIGLLQMIVWRPYSIRDSHITIPKHTEA; from the exons ATGGGAGAAATAAAAGGGAAGTCGCCACTGCTGTCTGATGACACTCATCAAAACGACATCCCAACACAGAACAGGATGGCAGCAATTCATTTTCATAGAAGTGCCTTGGCATTTGCTTGTCTCACATTTGGCGGCAGTTTAATGAGCTCAATATTTAAGTTTTATTATGTGAAGATATTTTTGAATCACTACCATGTTTCTCAGGGATGGTTTGACTTCGCACAAATTTGTTACCTTATTTGGAATGCGGTCAATGACCCTTTATTTGCATACTTCCAAGATAACTATGCATTCTTCAGATCTCGTAGGCACAATGTGCTGTTTGCAGCACCATTTTATTCCTTGAGCTTCCTCCTAGCGTGGTTTCCATGGGGTGATTATACGAGTCATCCATGGCTAGCTGGGGTTCATCTCTTGGTGGCGCTCTCCTGTTATGATACAATGTTTACGCTTGTTGGATTGGTAAACTGTGCACTCTTTGTGGAAATATCACAAAAGTATGAGGATCGTATCCTTCTAACAAGATACAATCAAATTGCATCCCTTTTAGCCTCCAGCAGCATTTTATTCTCCCAGATATTTTGTGATGGTTTAAACAATATAGAGGCATTTCGGGTATTCGTGACAATTGTAGCACTAATAAGCTGGGTAGCTATGACTTATACAGGATTATATGTGAAAACTCAGTATGATGGTGTACCTGTTCCAAGTAACACTCACTCCCAGTACAAGAATCTTAATGAATCGCAAAAATCTCAAGATGAAGAGGACAATTCGTTATCACCTTGGACCCAATTCAAGCAAATATGTAGAGAGAAAAATGTGCTGTTATTTCTAGCGGTCAATTTCTTACAAAGCTTCCATTCCACCTACATTAGCAACTTTCTGTCAATATTTGGTGATGAATTATTACCTGCAAACATGGGGATTGTAAAGAAATTTGTGTATGGTGCAGCATTCATTATACCTCAG ATATTGGTGCTTTGCTTGAGTCCTATTGTTGGCAAAAAGGGATACTACCAAGTCATGCTGTGGTCTTATGGTATCAAAATGGGTTATGCTGTAATAGCTGTATTAATAGGGAGACATGAACCCATGTTTCTTGCATTATTCTTCATCATTGAATC GAGTATACCAAATGCAATATACTCCTTCCAGGGATTACCAATATCAGACATAGTAGATGGTGATCAGATACGGTATAATAGAAG GCTTCCACTGTCTGCCAGTGTATTCTCCTACAATGCACTCGCTGTGAAACCACCCGAGTCCTTAGCACCGATACTGATAGTCTCCATACTAAATAGGAACCACTATCAAGATAAGTTGACTGGAACCATGTCATCACAGCAACATAATGAGCTGCAGTTTGCCATGTTCCTAGTAATGTGTGCAATGCCTTTTGTGATTGGTTTACTACAGATGATTGTGTGGAGACCGTATTCAATCAGAGACAGTCACATTACTATCCCAAAGCATACAGAGGCATGA
- the LOC140148053 gene encoding transmembrane protein 180-like isoform X2 — MGEIKGKSPLLSDDTHQNDIPTQNRMAAIHFHRSALAFACLTFGGSLMSSIFKFYYVKIFLNHYHVSQGWFDFAQICYLIWNAVNDPLFAYFQDNYAFFRSRRHNVLFAAPFYSLSFLLAWFPWGDYTSHPWLAGVHLLVALSCYDTMFTLVGLVNCALFVEISQKYEDRILLTRYNQIASLLASSSILFSQIFCDGLNNIEAFRVFVTIVALISWVAMTYTGLYVKTQYDGVPVPSNTHSQYKNLNESQKSQDEEDNSLSPWTQFKQICREKNVLLFLAVNFLQSFHSTYISNFLSIFGDELLPANMGIVKKFVYGAAFIIPQILVLCLSPIVGKKGYYQVMLWSYGIKMGYAVIAVLIGRHEPMFLALFFIIESTIPRAVYSFQTFPLSDIADADQKRNNRRLPLSASVFSYNALAVKPPESLAPILIVSILNRNHYQDKLTGTMSSQQHNELQFAMFLVMCAMPFVIGLLQMIVWRPYSIRDSHITIPKHTEA, encoded by the exons ATGGGAGAAATAAAAGGGAAGTCGCCACTGCTGTCTGATGACACTCATCAAAACGACATCCCAACACAGAACAGGATGGCAGCAATTCATTTTCATAGAAGTGCCTTGGCATTTGCTTGTCTCACATTTGGCGGCAGTTTAATGAGCTCAATATTTAAGTTTTATTATGTGAAGATATTTTTGAATCACTACCATGTTTCTCAGGGATGGTTTGACTTCGCACAAATTTGTTACCTTATTTGGAATGCGGTCAATGACCCTTTATTTGCATACTTCCAAGATAACTATGCATTCTTCAGATCTCGTAGGCACAATGTGCTGTTTGCAGCACCATTTTATTCCTTGAGCTTCCTCCTAGCGTGGTTTCCATGGGGTGATTATACGAGTCATCCATGGCTAGCTGGGGTTCATCTCTTGGTGGCGCTCTCCTGTTATGATACAATGTTTACGCTTGTTGGATTGGTAAACTGTGCACTCTTTGTGGAAATATCACAAAAGTATGAGGATCGTATCCTTCTAACAAGATACAATCAAATTGCATCCCTTTTAGCCTCCAGCAGCATTTTATTCTCCCAGATATTTTGTGATGGTTTAAACAATATAGAGGCATTTCGGGTATTCGTGACAATTGTAGCACTAATAAGCTGGGTAGCTATGACTTATACAGGATTATATGTGAAAACTCAGTATGATGGTGTACCTGTTCCAAGTAACACTCACTCCCAGTACAAGAATCTTAATGAATCGCAAAAATCTCAAGATGAAGAGGACAATTCGTTATCACCTTGGACCCAATTCAAGCAAATATGTAGAGAGAAAAATGTGCTGTTATTTCTAGCGGTCAATTTCTTACAAAGCTTCCATTCCACCTACATTAGCAACTTTCTGTCAATATTTGGTGATGAATTATTACCTGCAAACATGGGGATTGTAAAGAAATTTGTGTATGGTGCAGCATTCATTATACCTCAG ATATTGGTGCTTTGCTTGAGTCCTATTGTTGGCAAAAAGGGATACTACCAAGTCATGCTGTGGTCTTATGGTATCAAAATGGGTTATGCTGTAATAGCTGTATTAATAGGGAGACATGAACCCATGTTTCTTGCATTATTCTTCATCATTGAATC GACTATTCCAAGGGCAGTTTACTCCTTCCAAACATTCCCACTATCAGACATAGCAGATGCTGATCAAAAACGCAACAACAGAAG GCTTCCACTGTCTGCCAGTGTATTCTCCTACAATGCACTCGCTGTGAAACCACCCGAGTCCTTAGCACCGATACTGATAGTCTCCATACTAAATAGGAACCACTATCAAGATAAGTTGACTGGAACCATGTCATCACAGCAACATAATGAGCTGCAGTTTGCCATGTTCCTAGTAATGTGTGCAATGCCTTTTGTGATTGGTTTACTACAGATGATTGTGTGGAGACCGTATTCAATCAGAGACAGTCACATTACTATCCCAAAGCATACAGAGGCATGA